Proteins encoded in a region of the Bicyclus anynana chromosome 27, ilBicAnyn1.1, whole genome shotgun sequence genome:
- the LOC112056683 gene encoding zinc finger protein 808 isoform X1, whose translation MELSITKNNIGRVKSSQDVSTANFCLICLATDCKLYPMGQYNLGEAYQHLTGKLLLHNFALEFCTECAQRLLNCNKFRDKSLRSYTLLMELWKNNNSLTTQDISTINRATNKLTTNLSAKVFEPDHCDSHYVHHQIEHIKIEIDCEPKVDVKPKIEAINDINSDDEFLNDDIDNDTDFLYNAHKIKQFKIDTRKIERSGSDSDVERIIDKKNRNDSEIVIVDAAKIKAVNAKKSTTNTKKRKAAMKKEKAAPKPKKQRTINEKERKKPVKSENQDYLKYFVVTKLSHEEQLATIQSRKEADNFKNSLYKCMTCYKGFSTVTTYNTHLEKHSDKYGQFVCEICGVRCKKNCKLRDHVVKNHSQRYSCNTCPLVTTFKKTAQNHALWHDGVTYKCELCNEEYSKKTSYLSHLRVRHPTDVVCTLCGFSFVNARGLRMHCNLKHRSLDTASPSGPLCEPCDIRFVSHSAYRQHLDVSPKHSNSSFLKRNCPKKIYDKQFTVKAKDDTDTVVCEQCNMQFEGFKMYASHFKKYHSDKKRTQYPQHSAQRFLCDQCARSFKNLAALKEHMLMHSGHRKYECAVCGKRFYLKHYLALHVRAHGAAERFPCAVCGKSFVNKANRTRHMWTHRDLKPFECAACDKTYVNASSLRSHVLHAHLKQPWPKKSRGPRVPARSAPDAGCDSTWTKADRGDAVPGFEDVI comes from the exons ATGGAGCTAagcattacaaaaaataatatagggAGAGTGAAGTCAAGTCAGGATGTATCAACTGCAAAT TTCTGCTTGATATGCTTAGCAACGGATTGTAAATTGTACCCCATGGGACAGTACAATTTGGGAGAGGCTTACCAACACTTGACTGGAAAAttg cTTCTACATAACTTTGCGCTGGAGTTTTGCACAGAATGTGCACAGAGATTGCTAAACTGTAACAAGTTTAGAGACAAGAGTTTGAGGAGTTACACTTTATTGATGGAGctatggaaaaataataattct TTAACCACACAAGATATATCAACAATTAACAGAGCAACAAACAAACTGACAACAAATCTAAGCGCCAAAGTATTTGAACCTGACCACTGTGACTCACACTATGTACATCATCAAATTGAACACATCAAAATAGAAATTGATTGTGAACCAAAAGTTGATGTTAAACCAAAAATAGAGGCAATAAATGATATTAATAGTGATGATGAGTTCTTAAATGATGATATTGACAACGATACAGATTTTCTATACAATGCACACAAAATAAAACAGTTCAAGATTGATACAAGAAAAATTGAGCGATCTGGCAGCGATAGTGATGTAGAAAGAATAATTGATAAAAAGAATAGAAATGATAGTGAAATAGTAATTGTAGATGCTGCCAAAATAAAGGCAGTCAATGCCAAAAAATCAACGACAAATACGAAAAAACGCAAAGCAGCAATGAAAAAAGAGAAAGCTGCCCCAAAACCGAAAAAACAGAGGACAATAAATGAAAAAGAACGCAAAAAACCAGTTAAATCTGAAAATCAGGactatttaaagtattttgtagTCACAAAGTTGAGTCATGAAGAACAACTGGCTACAATACAGAGCAGGAAAGAGGCAGATAACTTTAAGAATTCTCTGTACAAATGTATGACTTGCTATAAAGGGTTTTCTACTGTTACTACATATAACACACATTTGGAGAAACACAgtgat AAATATGGTCAATTCGTGTGCGAGATATGCGGCGTCCGCTGCAAGAAGAACTGCAAACTACGCGACCACGTGGTCAAGAACCACAGCCAGCGATACAGCTGCAACACATGTCCGCTGGTCACCACGTTTAA AAAGACAGCGCAGAACCACGCTCTGTGGCACGATGGAGTCACGTACAAGTGTGAGCTTTGCAATGAAGAATACAG TAAAAAGACGTCATATCTATCCCACCTGCGTGTCCGTCACCCTACCGACGTAGTGTGTACGCTGTGCGGCTTCTCTTTCGTGAACGCGCGCGGCCTGCGGATGCACTGCAACCTGAAGCATCGCTCCCTCGACACCGCG AGTCCCTCGGGCCCCCTCTGTGAGCCGTGCGACATACGTTTCGTGTCTCACAGCGCGTACAGACAACATTTGGACGTGTCTCCCAAACATAGCAATAGTTC TTTTCTAAAGAGGAACTGCCCTAAGAAGATATACGACAAGCAGTTTACTGTCAAAGCTAAGGATGACACCGACACAGTAGTATGCGAACAG TGCAACATGCAATTCGAAGGGTTCAAGATGTACGCGTCCCACTTCAAGAAGTACCATTCAGACAAGAAGCGCACGCAGTACCCGCAGCACTCCGCGCAGCGGTTCCTGTGCGACCAGTGTGCGAGGTCGTTTAAG AACCTCGCGGCCCTGAAGGAGCACATGCTGATGCACAGCGGGCACAGGAAGTACGAGTGCGCCGTCTGCGGCAAGCGCTTCTACCTCAAGCACTACCTCGCGCTGCACGTCAGGGCGCACGGCGCGGCCGAGCGGTTCCCGTGCGCCGTCTGCGGGAAGAGCTTCGTCAACAAGGCCAACAGGACGCGGCACATGTGG ACTCACAGAGACCTGAAACCGTTCGAGTGCGCCGCGTGCGACAAGACGTACGTGAACGCGTCGTCGCTACGCAGCCACGTGCTGCACGCGCACCTCAAGCAGCCATGGCCGAAGAAGAGTCGCGGCCCGCGCGTACCAGCCCGCAGCGCGCCCGACGCCGGCTGTGACAGTACGTGGACTAAG GCTGATCGAGGTGACGCGGTGCCGGGGTTTGAAGATGTCATATGA
- the LOC112056683 gene encoding RB-associated KRAB zinc finger protein isoform X4 has product MELSITKNNIGRVKSSQDVSTANFCLICLATDCKLYPMGQYNLGEAYQHLTGKLLLHNFALEFCTECAQRLLNCNKFRDKSLRSYTLLMELWKNNNSKYGQFVCEICGVRCKKNCKLRDHVVKNHSQRYSCNTCPLVTTFKKTAQNHALWHDGVTYKCELCNEEYSKKTSYLSHLRVRHPTDVVCTLCGFSFVNARGLRMHCNLKHRSLDTASPSGPLCEPCDIRFVSHSAYRQHLDVSPKHSNSSFLKRNCPKKIYDKQFTVKAKDDTDTVVCEQCNMQFEGFKMYASHFKKYHSDKKRTQYPQHSAQRFLCDQCARSFKNLAALKEHMLMHSGHRKYECAVCGKRFYLKHYLALHVRAHGAAERFPCAVCGKSFVNKANRTRHMWTHRDLKPFECAACDKTYVNASSLRSHVLHAHLKQPWPKKSRGPRVPARSAPDAGCDSTWTKADRGDAVPGFEDVI; this is encoded by the exons ATGGAGCTAagcattacaaaaaataatatagggAGAGTGAAGTCAAGTCAGGATGTATCAACTGCAAAT TTCTGCTTGATATGCTTAGCAACGGATTGTAAATTGTACCCCATGGGACAGTACAATTTGGGAGAGGCTTACCAACACTTGACTGGAAAAttg cTTCTACATAACTTTGCGCTGGAGTTTTGCACAGAATGTGCACAGAGATTGCTAAACTGTAACAAGTTTAGAGACAAGAGTTTGAGGAGTTACACTTTATTGATGGAGctatggaaaaataataattct AAATATGGTCAATTCGTGTGCGAGATATGCGGCGTCCGCTGCAAGAAGAACTGCAAACTACGCGACCACGTGGTCAAGAACCACAGCCAGCGATACAGCTGCAACACATGTCCGCTGGTCACCACGTTTAA AAAGACAGCGCAGAACCACGCTCTGTGGCACGATGGAGTCACGTACAAGTGTGAGCTTTGCAATGAAGAATACAG TAAAAAGACGTCATATCTATCCCACCTGCGTGTCCGTCACCCTACCGACGTAGTGTGTACGCTGTGCGGCTTCTCTTTCGTGAACGCGCGCGGCCTGCGGATGCACTGCAACCTGAAGCATCGCTCCCTCGACACCGCG AGTCCCTCGGGCCCCCTCTGTGAGCCGTGCGACATACGTTTCGTGTCTCACAGCGCGTACAGACAACATTTGGACGTGTCTCCCAAACATAGCAATAGTTC TTTTCTAAAGAGGAACTGCCCTAAGAAGATATACGACAAGCAGTTTACTGTCAAAGCTAAGGATGACACCGACACAGTAGTATGCGAACAG TGCAACATGCAATTCGAAGGGTTCAAGATGTACGCGTCCCACTTCAAGAAGTACCATTCAGACAAGAAGCGCACGCAGTACCCGCAGCACTCCGCGCAGCGGTTCCTGTGCGACCAGTGTGCGAGGTCGTTTAAG AACCTCGCGGCCCTGAAGGAGCACATGCTGATGCACAGCGGGCACAGGAAGTACGAGTGCGCCGTCTGCGGCAAGCGCTTCTACCTCAAGCACTACCTCGCGCTGCACGTCAGGGCGCACGGCGCGGCCGAGCGGTTCCCGTGCGCCGTCTGCGGGAAGAGCTTCGTCAACAAGGCCAACAGGACGCGGCACATGTGG ACTCACAGAGACCTGAAACCGTTCGAGTGCGCCGCGTGCGACAAGACGTACGTGAACGCGTCGTCGCTACGCAGCCACGTGCTGCACGCGCACCTCAAGCAGCCATGGCCGAAGAAGAGTCGCGGCCCGCGCGTACCAGCCCGCAGCGCGCCCGACGCCGGCTGTGACAGTACGTGGACTAAG GCTGATCGAGGTGACGCGGTGCCGGGGTTTGAAGATGTCATATGA
- the LOC112056683 gene encoding zinc finger protein 808 isoform X3 gives MELSITKNNIGRVKSSQDVSTANFCLICLATDCKLYPMGQYNLGEAYQHLTGKLLTTQDISTINRATNKLTTNLSAKVFEPDHCDSHYVHHQIEHIKIEIDCEPKVDVKPKIEAINDINSDDEFLNDDIDNDTDFLYNAHKIKQFKIDTRKIERSGSDSDVERIIDKKNRNDSEIVIVDAAKIKAVNAKKSTTNTKKRKAAMKKEKAAPKPKKQRTINEKERKKPVKSENQDYLKYFVVTKLSHEEQLATIQSRKEADNFKNSLYKCMTCYKGFSTVTTYNTHLEKHSDKYGQFVCEICGVRCKKNCKLRDHVVKNHSQRYSCNTCPLVTTFKKTAQNHALWHDGVTYKCELCNEEYSKKTSYLSHLRVRHPTDVVCTLCGFSFVNARGLRMHCNLKHRSLDTASPSGPLCEPCDIRFVSHSAYRQHLDVSPKHSNSSFLKRNCPKKIYDKQFTVKAKDDTDTVVCEQCNMQFEGFKMYASHFKKYHSDKKRTQYPQHSAQRFLCDQCARSFKNLAALKEHMLMHSGHRKYECAVCGKRFYLKHYLALHVRAHGAAERFPCAVCGKSFVNKANRTRHMWTHRDLKPFECAACDKTYVNASSLRSHVLHAHLKQPWPKKSRGPRVPARSAPDAGCDSTWTKADRGDAVPGFEDVI, from the exons ATGGAGCTAagcattacaaaaaataatatagggAGAGTGAAGTCAAGTCAGGATGTATCAACTGCAAAT TTCTGCTTGATATGCTTAGCAACGGATTGTAAATTGTACCCCATGGGACAGTACAATTTGGGAGAGGCTTACCAACACTTGACTGGAAAAttg TTAACCACACAAGATATATCAACAATTAACAGAGCAACAAACAAACTGACAACAAATCTAAGCGCCAAAGTATTTGAACCTGACCACTGTGACTCACACTATGTACATCATCAAATTGAACACATCAAAATAGAAATTGATTGTGAACCAAAAGTTGATGTTAAACCAAAAATAGAGGCAATAAATGATATTAATAGTGATGATGAGTTCTTAAATGATGATATTGACAACGATACAGATTTTCTATACAATGCACACAAAATAAAACAGTTCAAGATTGATACAAGAAAAATTGAGCGATCTGGCAGCGATAGTGATGTAGAAAGAATAATTGATAAAAAGAATAGAAATGATAGTGAAATAGTAATTGTAGATGCTGCCAAAATAAAGGCAGTCAATGCCAAAAAATCAACGACAAATACGAAAAAACGCAAAGCAGCAATGAAAAAAGAGAAAGCTGCCCCAAAACCGAAAAAACAGAGGACAATAAATGAAAAAGAACGCAAAAAACCAGTTAAATCTGAAAATCAGGactatttaaagtattttgtagTCACAAAGTTGAGTCATGAAGAACAACTGGCTACAATACAGAGCAGGAAAGAGGCAGATAACTTTAAGAATTCTCTGTACAAATGTATGACTTGCTATAAAGGGTTTTCTACTGTTACTACATATAACACACATTTGGAGAAACACAgtgat AAATATGGTCAATTCGTGTGCGAGATATGCGGCGTCCGCTGCAAGAAGAACTGCAAACTACGCGACCACGTGGTCAAGAACCACAGCCAGCGATACAGCTGCAACACATGTCCGCTGGTCACCACGTTTAA AAAGACAGCGCAGAACCACGCTCTGTGGCACGATGGAGTCACGTACAAGTGTGAGCTTTGCAATGAAGAATACAG TAAAAAGACGTCATATCTATCCCACCTGCGTGTCCGTCACCCTACCGACGTAGTGTGTACGCTGTGCGGCTTCTCTTTCGTGAACGCGCGCGGCCTGCGGATGCACTGCAACCTGAAGCATCGCTCCCTCGACACCGCG AGTCCCTCGGGCCCCCTCTGTGAGCCGTGCGACATACGTTTCGTGTCTCACAGCGCGTACAGACAACATTTGGACGTGTCTCCCAAACATAGCAATAGTTC TTTTCTAAAGAGGAACTGCCCTAAGAAGATATACGACAAGCAGTTTACTGTCAAAGCTAAGGATGACACCGACACAGTAGTATGCGAACAG TGCAACATGCAATTCGAAGGGTTCAAGATGTACGCGTCCCACTTCAAGAAGTACCATTCAGACAAGAAGCGCACGCAGTACCCGCAGCACTCCGCGCAGCGGTTCCTGTGCGACCAGTGTGCGAGGTCGTTTAAG AACCTCGCGGCCCTGAAGGAGCACATGCTGATGCACAGCGGGCACAGGAAGTACGAGTGCGCCGTCTGCGGCAAGCGCTTCTACCTCAAGCACTACCTCGCGCTGCACGTCAGGGCGCACGGCGCGGCCGAGCGGTTCCCGTGCGCCGTCTGCGGGAAGAGCTTCGTCAACAAGGCCAACAGGACGCGGCACATGTGG ACTCACAGAGACCTGAAACCGTTCGAGTGCGCCGCGTGCGACAAGACGTACGTGAACGCGTCGTCGCTACGCAGCCACGTGCTGCACGCGCACCTCAAGCAGCCATGGCCGAAGAAGAGTCGCGGCCCGCGCGTACCAGCCCGCAGCGCGCCCGACGCCGGCTGTGACAGTACGTGGACTAAG GCTGATCGAGGTGACGCGGTGCCGGGGTTTGAAGATGTCATATGA
- the LOC112056683 gene encoding zinc finger protein 808 isoform X2, with the protein MELSITKNNIGRVKSSQDVSTANFCLICLATDCKLYPMGQYNLGEAYQHLTGKLLLHNFALEFCTECAQRLLNCNKFRDKSLRSYTLLMELWKNNNSLTTQDISTINRATNKLTTNLSAKVFEPDHCDSHYVHHQIEHIKIEIDCEPKVDVKPKIEAINDINSDDEFLNDDIDNDTDFLYNAHKIKQFKIDTRKIERSGSDSDVERIIDKKNRNDSEIVIVDAAKIKAVNAKKSTTNTKKRKAAMKKEKAAPKPKKQRTINEKERKKPVKSENQDYLKYFVVTKLSHEEQLATIQSRKEADNFKNSLYKCMTCYKGFSTVTTYNTHLEKHSDKYGQFVCEICGVRCKKNCKLRDHVVKNHSQRYSCNTCPLVTTFKKTAQNHALWHDGVTYKCELCNEEYSKKTSYLSHLRVRHPTDVVCTLCGFSFVNARGLRMHCNLKHRSLDTASPSGPLCEPCDIRFVSHSAYRQHLDVSPKHSNSSFLKRNCPKKIYDKQFTVKAKDDTDTVVCEQCNMQFEGFKMYASHFKKYHSDKKRTQYPQHSAQRFLCDQCARSFKNLAALKEHMLMHSGHRKYECAVCGKRFYLKHYLALHVRAHGAAERFPCAVCGKSFVNKANRTRHMWTHRDLKPFECAACDKTYVNASSLRSHVLHAHLKQPWPKKSRGPRVPARSAPDAGCDS; encoded by the exons ATGGAGCTAagcattacaaaaaataatatagggAGAGTGAAGTCAAGTCAGGATGTATCAACTGCAAAT TTCTGCTTGATATGCTTAGCAACGGATTGTAAATTGTACCCCATGGGACAGTACAATTTGGGAGAGGCTTACCAACACTTGACTGGAAAAttg cTTCTACATAACTTTGCGCTGGAGTTTTGCACAGAATGTGCACAGAGATTGCTAAACTGTAACAAGTTTAGAGACAAGAGTTTGAGGAGTTACACTTTATTGATGGAGctatggaaaaataataattct TTAACCACACAAGATATATCAACAATTAACAGAGCAACAAACAAACTGACAACAAATCTAAGCGCCAAAGTATTTGAACCTGACCACTGTGACTCACACTATGTACATCATCAAATTGAACACATCAAAATAGAAATTGATTGTGAACCAAAAGTTGATGTTAAACCAAAAATAGAGGCAATAAATGATATTAATAGTGATGATGAGTTCTTAAATGATGATATTGACAACGATACAGATTTTCTATACAATGCACACAAAATAAAACAGTTCAAGATTGATACAAGAAAAATTGAGCGATCTGGCAGCGATAGTGATGTAGAAAGAATAATTGATAAAAAGAATAGAAATGATAGTGAAATAGTAATTGTAGATGCTGCCAAAATAAAGGCAGTCAATGCCAAAAAATCAACGACAAATACGAAAAAACGCAAAGCAGCAATGAAAAAAGAGAAAGCTGCCCCAAAACCGAAAAAACAGAGGACAATAAATGAAAAAGAACGCAAAAAACCAGTTAAATCTGAAAATCAGGactatttaaagtattttgtagTCACAAAGTTGAGTCATGAAGAACAACTGGCTACAATACAGAGCAGGAAAGAGGCAGATAACTTTAAGAATTCTCTGTACAAATGTATGACTTGCTATAAAGGGTTTTCTACTGTTACTACATATAACACACATTTGGAGAAACACAgtgat AAATATGGTCAATTCGTGTGCGAGATATGCGGCGTCCGCTGCAAGAAGAACTGCAAACTACGCGACCACGTGGTCAAGAACCACAGCCAGCGATACAGCTGCAACACATGTCCGCTGGTCACCACGTTTAA AAAGACAGCGCAGAACCACGCTCTGTGGCACGATGGAGTCACGTACAAGTGTGAGCTTTGCAATGAAGAATACAG TAAAAAGACGTCATATCTATCCCACCTGCGTGTCCGTCACCCTACCGACGTAGTGTGTACGCTGTGCGGCTTCTCTTTCGTGAACGCGCGCGGCCTGCGGATGCACTGCAACCTGAAGCATCGCTCCCTCGACACCGCG AGTCCCTCGGGCCCCCTCTGTGAGCCGTGCGACATACGTTTCGTGTCTCACAGCGCGTACAGACAACATTTGGACGTGTCTCCCAAACATAGCAATAGTTC TTTTCTAAAGAGGAACTGCCCTAAGAAGATATACGACAAGCAGTTTACTGTCAAAGCTAAGGATGACACCGACACAGTAGTATGCGAACAG TGCAACATGCAATTCGAAGGGTTCAAGATGTACGCGTCCCACTTCAAGAAGTACCATTCAGACAAGAAGCGCACGCAGTACCCGCAGCACTCCGCGCAGCGGTTCCTGTGCGACCAGTGTGCGAGGTCGTTTAAG AACCTCGCGGCCCTGAAGGAGCACATGCTGATGCACAGCGGGCACAGGAAGTACGAGTGCGCCGTCTGCGGCAAGCGCTTCTACCTCAAGCACTACCTCGCGCTGCACGTCAGGGCGCACGGCGCGGCCGAGCGGTTCCCGTGCGCCGTCTGCGGGAAGAGCTTCGTCAACAAGGCCAACAGGACGCGGCACATGTGG ACTCACAGAGACCTGAAACCGTTCGAGTGCGCCGCGTGCGACAAGACGTACGTGAACGCGTCGTCGCTACGCAGCCACGTGCTGCACGCGCACCTCAAGCAGCCATGGCCGAAGAAGAGTCGCGGCCCGCGCGTACCAGCCCGCAGCGCGCCCGACGCCGGCTGTGACA GCTGA